The Phyllostomus discolor isolate MPI-MPIP mPhyDis1 chromosome 4, mPhyDis1.pri.v3, whole genome shotgun sequence genome window below encodes:
- the CNKSR3 gene encoding connector enhancer of kinase suppressor of ras 3 isoform X2 — MKNLVLKLRASSHNLQNYISSRRKSPGYDGNTSHKPPNEFLTSVVELIGSAKALLSWLDRAPFTGITDFSVTKNKIIQLCLDLTTTVQKDCLVAEMEDKVLTIVKVLNGICDKTIRSTTDPVMSQCACLEEVHLPSVKPGEGLGMYIKSTYDGLHVITGTTENSPADRSQKIHAGDEVIQVNRQTVVGWQLKNLVRKLRENPTGVVLLLKKRPTGSFNFTPAPLKNLRWRPPLVQTSPPPTTTQSPESTMDTSLKKEKPAILDLYIPPPPAVPYSPRDENGSFAFGGVSKCKQAVPAPKGSESPNSFLDQESRRRRFTIADSDQLPGYSVETNVLPTKMRQKTPSYGKPRPLSMPADGSWMGIVDPFARPRGHGKKGEEALCRYFSNERIPPIIEESASPPYRFSRPTMERQLVRADYIRGSRCYLSSDLHSSATMPFQEEGTKKKSGSSGAKSSSTEPSLLVSWFTRLKLLTH; from the exons ATGAAGAACTTGGTTCTGAAATTGCGAGCCTCTTCCCACAACCTACAGAACTACATCAGTAGCCGGCGGAAAAGCCCCGGGTATGACGGGAACACTTCCCACAAGCCCCCCAACGAGTTCCTGACTTCCGTGGTGGAGCTCATAGGCTCTGCCAAGGCCTTGCTGTCGTGGCTGGACCG GGCCCCATTCACAGGGATCACTGATTTCTCAGTCACGAAGAACAAAATCATTCAGCTTTGCTTGGACCTGACCACTACAGTCCAGAAG GACTGTCTTGTAGCAGAAATGGAGGATAAAGTTCTAACCATA GTGAAGGTTCTGAATGGCATCTGCGACAAAACGATCCGGTCCACCACGGACCCCGTCATGAGCCAGTGCGCGTGCCTGGAGGAGGTGCACCTGCCCAGCGTGAAGCCTGGGGAGGGCCTG GGCATGTACATCAAGTCAACATATGACGGGTTGCACGTGATCACCGGGACCACAGAGAAC TCCCCTGCAGACAGGTCCCAGAAGATCCACGCTGGCGATGAGGTCATCCAGGTCAACCGGCAGACCGTG GTGGGATGGCAGCTGAAAAAcctggtgaggaaactgagggagaaCCCCACGGGAGTCGTGCTCCTGCTGAAGAAGCGCCCCACGGGGTCGTTCAACTTCACCCCCGCGCCTCTGAAAAACCTGCGGTGGAGGCCGCCTCTCGTGCAG ACTTCGCCTCCACCCACCACGACCCAGTCCCCCGAAAGCACCATGGATACCTCGCTGAAGAAGGAAAAGCCAGCCATCCTGGATCTGTACATTCCTCCCCCGCCAGCCGTGCCCTACTCCCCCCG GGACGAGAATGGGAGCTTCGCTTTCGGAGGGGTCAGCAAGTGCAAACAGGCGGTGCCTGCTCCCAAGGGTTCTGAGTCCCCAAACTCCTTCCTGGACCAGGAGAGTAGGAGACGGAGATTCACCATAGCTGACTCGGACCAGTTGCCTGGGTATTCGGTGGAAACCAACGTTCTGCCCACAAAAATGAGACAGAAGACACCATCGTACG GCAAGCCCCGACCTCTGTCCATGCCTGCGGACGGGAGCTGGATGGGGATTGTGGACCCTTTTGCCAGACCTCGAGGCCATGGGAAGAAAG GCGAGGAGGCCCTGTGTCGCTACTTCAGCAACGAACGGATCCCTCCGATCATCGAGGAAAGCGCCTCGCCCCCCTACCGCTTCTCCAGGCCCACCATGGAGAGGCAGCTGGTCCGAGCAGACTACATCCGAGGCAGCCGGTGCTACCTGAGCTCAGATCTCCACAGCAGCGCCACGATGCCGTTCCAGGAGGAAGGGACCAAAAAGAAATCCGGCTCCTCGGGGGCCAAGTCCTCGTCCACGGAGCCGTCCCTGCTGGTCAGCTGGTTTACGCGCCTGAAACTGTTGACTCACTGA